In Zalophus californianus isolate mZalCal1 chromosome 17, mZalCal1.pri.v2, whole genome shotgun sequence, one DNA window encodes the following:
- the LOC113936412 gene encoding cell division control protein 42 homolog, translating into MQTIKCVVVGDGAVGKTCLLISYTTNKFPSEYVPTVFDNYAVTVMIGGEPYTLGLFDTAGQEDYDRLRPLSYPQTDVFLVCFSVVSPSSFENVKEKWVPEITHHCPKTPFLLVGTQIDLRDDPSTTEKLAKNKQKPITPETAEKLARDLKAVKYVECSALTQKGLKNVFDEAILAALEPPEPKKSRRCVLL; encoded by the coding sequence ATGCAGACAATTAAGTGTGTTGTTGTGGGCGATGGTGCCGTTGGTAAAACATGTCTTCTGATATCCTACACAACAAACAAATTTCCATCTGAATATGTACCAACTGTTTTTGACAACTATGCAGTCACAGTTATGATTGGTGGAGAGCCATATACTCTTGGACTTTTTGATACTGCAGGGCAAGAGGATTATGACAGATTACGACCGCTGAGTTATCCACAAACAGATGTATTTCTAGTCTGTTTTTCAGTGGTCTCTCCATCCTCATttgaaaatgtgaaggaaaagtgGGTGCCTGAAATAACTCACCATTGTCCAAAGACTCCTTTCTTGCTTGTTGGGACCCAAATTGATCTCCGAGATGACCCCTCTACGACTGAGAAACTTGCCAAGAACAAACAGAAGCCTATCACTCCAGAGACTGCTGAAAAGCTGGCCCGTGACCTGAAGGCGGTCAAGTATGTGGAGTGTTCTGCACTCACACAGAAAGGCCTAAAGAATGTATTTGACGAAGCAATACTGGCTGCCCTGGAGCCTCCCGAACCGAAGAAGAGCCGCAGGTgtgtgctgctatga